A part of Anaerotignum faecicola genomic DNA contains:
- a CDS encoding DHH family phosphoesterase: protein MKKANNSFDEIMEWVLSAETIALAGHTNPDGDAIGACLALGGALEKAGKQVQVILEKYADKYQLIPNGHLVCAAEDARLPELFLVLDCGDEGRLGDAAEIFQKAAKKINIDHHESNTYFAELNYVAAKASSTSEIVFQLLENRLPMTAAEAAGLYAGLIYDTGGFRHSSTSPETMQIAGALMGYGIPFTEIYNRFFDSRSFSELKLMGRALSNAELLFGGDVVCSQITAAEIAELGGSSKELDAIINYLKGVLGAKVACFFYEKTETDVKGSFRGNDGYDVCALAQKFGGGGHVKAAGCTISAPIAKAKEMVLAEVEKML, encoded by the coding sequence ATGAAAAAAGCAAACAACTCTTTTGATGAAATCATGGAATGGGTTCTGTCGGCGGAAACGATTGCGCTGGCAGGACACACCAACCCCGATGGGGATGCCATCGGCGCCTGTCTGGCACTCGGCGGCGCACTGGAAAAGGCAGGGAAGCAGGTGCAGGTCATTCTGGAAAAATATGCGGATAAATATCAGCTGATTCCGAATGGACATCTGGTCTGTGCGGCAGAGGATGCAAGGCTTCCTGAGCTGTTTCTCGTACTGGACTGCGGTGACGAGGGACGCTTGGGGGATGCGGCGGAAATTTTCCAAAAAGCAGCGAAGAAAATCAATATTGACCACCACGAAAGCAACACCTATTTCGCAGAGCTGAATTATGTGGCGGCGAAGGCCTCCTCGACCAGTGAGATTGTGTTTCAGCTTTTGGAAAACAGACTGCCCATGACGGCGGCAGAGGCGGCTGGGCTTTATGCCGGACTGATTTATGACACAGGCGGCTTCCGTCATTCCTCTACATCCCCTGAAACCATGCAGATTGCAGGGGCCCTAATGGGGTACGGGATTCCCTTTACGGAGATTTATAACCGCTTTTTCGACAGCCGCAGCTTTTCGGAATTAAAGCTGATGGGCAGAGCCCTGAGCAATGCAGAGCTGCTGTTTGGCGGCGATGTGGTCTGCTCTCAGATTACGGCGGCGGAGATTGCGGAGCTGGGCGGCAGCAGTAAGGAGCTGGATGCCATCATCAATTATCTGAAGGGCGTATTGGGCGCAAAGGTGGCCTGCTTCTTCTACGAAAAGACGGAAACGGATGTAAAGGGCAGTTTCCGCGGCAATGACGGCTATGATGTATGCGCATTGGCGCAGAAATTCGGTGGCGGCGGTCATGTGAAGGCGGCAGGCTGTACCATTTCCGCACCCATTGCCAAAGCCAAGGAAATGGTTCTGGCAGAGGTGGAAAAAATGCTGTAA
- the nifU gene encoding Fe-S cluster assembly scaffold protein NifU, whose amino-acid sequence MEYSEKVMDHFMNPRNVGEIENASGVGQVGNMKCGDIMKVYLQIEDGKIVDAKFKTFGCGAAVATSSMATELVKGKSIQEALEVTNKAVMEALDGLPPVKVHCSCLAEEALRAALWDYAQKNNIVIDGLEPPVNDVDERHHQAE is encoded by the coding sequence ATGGAATATAGCGAAAAGGTAATGGATCATTTTATGAACCCAAGAAATGTAGGCGAAATTGAAAACGCAAGCGGCGTTGGACAGGTCGGCAATATGAAATGCGGCGATATCATGAAGGTATATTTGCAGATTGAGGATGGCAAAATCGTTGATGCAAAATTCAAAACCTTTGGCTGCGGTGCCGCAGTTGCGACAAGCTCCATGGCGACAGAACTTGTAAAGGGCAAGAGTATTCAGGAAGCATTGGAGGTAACCAATAAAGCGGTTATGGAAGCACTGGATGGTCTGCCTCCCGTAAAGGTACACTGTTCCTGTCTGGCAGAGGAGGCATTGCGTGCCGCTCTGTGGGATTATGCACAAAAGAACAATATCGTCATTGACGGACTGGAACCTCCCGTAAATGACGTTGACGAAAGACATCATCAGGCTGAATGA
- the rnpM gene encoding RNase P modulator RnpM, translating to MKQRKVPLRKCTGCQEMKNKKELIRIVRNDAGEFALDRTGKLPGRGAYICPNAECLAKAQKSKGLERSFKVAVPKEVYEQLLQELEKQTNE from the coding sequence ATGAAGCAAAGAAAAGTACCTCTCAGAAAATGTACCGGCTGTCAGGAAATGAAAAATAAAAAGGAACTGATTCGCATTGTACGAAATGATGCAGGCGAATTTGCCTTAGACCGTACGGGAAAGCTGCCCGGACGCGGTGCATATATCTGTCCCAATGCGGAATGTCTGGCGAAGGCGCAGAAATCCAAGGGGCTGGAGCGCTCCTTTAAGGTGGCTGTGCCGAAGGAAGTGTATGAGCAGCTGCTTCAAGAATTGGAGAAACAGACCAATGAATAA
- the rbfA gene encoding 30S ribosome-binding factor RbfA, with product MKTNNRLSRINDEIMKELSQIIRAELKDPRIGVMTSVIRVETTQDLKYCKVYVSVLGDEKDKENVMKGLQNAGGFIRRLIAQRINLRYTPELRFKLDESAEYAIHMDELFSKIDKERKERDAE from the coding sequence ATGAAAACAAATAACAGACTTTCTCGCATCAATGACGAGATTATGAAGGAGCTTTCCCAGATTATCCGGGCAGAGCTGAAGGACCCTCGCATTGGTGTGATGACAAGCGTGATCCGTGTGGAAACGACGCAGGATTTGAAATACTGCAAGGTTTATGTTTCTGTACTGGGTGACGAAAAGGATAAGGAAAATGTAATGAAGGGGCTGCAGAACGCAGGCGGCTTTATTCGCCGACTGATTGCGCAGAGAATTAACCTGCGCTATACCCCTGAGCTGCGCTTTAAGCTGGACGAATCCGCAGAATATGCCATCCACATGGATGAATTGTTCAGCAAAATTGATAAGGAACGCAAGGAAAGAGATGCAGAATGA
- a CDS encoding L7Ae/L30e/S12e/Gadd45 family ribosomal protein produces MNKFFSLLGLCKRAGKLVAGEVAAEQAVRKKQAYLLILAQDASKNTKKKFTNSAVYYELPLAEIGTKEELGRAIGAEMRSIIAITEKGFAKKLKELADDNIENRTKVGEG; encoded by the coding sequence ATGAATAAATTTTTTTCCCTTCTGGGGCTTTGCAAGCGGGCGGGAAAGCTTGTTGCAGGCGAGGTGGCCGCAGAACAGGCGGTGCGCAAAAAACAGGCATATCTGCTCATTTTAGCGCAGGATGCATCGAAGAATACAAAAAAGAAATTTACAAATTCCGCAGTGTATTATGAACTGCCCTTGGCAGAAATCGGAACCAAGGAAGAACTGGGCAGAGCCATTGGCGCAGAAATGCGCTCCATTATTGCGATTACAGAAAAGGGCTTTGCAAAAAAACTGAAAGAGCTTGCGGATGATAATATAGAGAATAGAACGAAGGTCGGTGAAGGCTGA
- the nusA gene encoding transcription termination factor NusA, with product MDSKEFLDALNLVAKEKGIDKEVVFEAIEASLVSACKKNFGTSQNIKVVIDRESGNVACYAQKTVASPVEDPQLEISLEMARVLNPNYVVGDVVDLEVTPKDFGRISAQTAKQVVVQKFREAEREILFNQYITKEREVVTAIVQRKERRNVIVQMGKIDAILSANEQIPGEQYNFMDRIKVYVLEVKQTTKGPQIFVSRTHPELVKRLFEQEVPEVHDGTVEIKSIAREAGSRTKIAVYSKNENVDALGACVGQNGYRVNVIVSELGGEKIDVINWSEDPKEFIAAALSPSKVLEVALNEAEQSAKIVVPDHQLSLAIGKEGQNARLSAKLTGWRIDIKSETQARETNFLAEDPVTEEAAEETTAEETVDEAVEEAAEEDVTATEETAEGEAEA from the coding sequence ATGGACAGTAAAGAATTTTTGGATGCGCTGAATCTGGTTGCAAAGGAAAAGGGCATTGATAAGGAAGTTGTATTTGAGGCAATCGAGGCATCCCTGGTTTCTGCATGCAAGAAAAACTTCGGCACAAGCCAGAATATTAAGGTGGTTATCGACAGAGAATCCGGCAATGTTGCCTGCTATGCGCAGAAAACCGTTGCAAGCCCTGTGGAAGATCCGCAGCTGGAAATCTCTCTGGAAATGGCAAGAGTGCTGAACCCCAACTATGTGGTTGGCGATGTGGTGGATCTGGAGGTAACACCGAAGGACTTCGGCAGAATTTCCGCACAGACCGCAAAGCAGGTGGTGGTACAGAAATTCCGCGAGGCAGAAAGAGAAATTCTCTTTAACCAGTACATTACAAAGGAAAGAGAGGTTGTAACTGCCATCGTACAGAGAAAGGAACGCAGAAATGTTATCGTGCAGATGGGCAAGATTGATGCGATTCTTTCCGCAAACGAGCAGATTCCCGGCGAACAGTATAACTTCATGGATCGCATCAAGGTGTATGTGCTTGAGGTAAAGCAGACCACAAAGGGCCCTCAGATTTTTGTTTCCAGAACACATCCTGAGTTGGTAAAGCGTCTGTTTGAACAGGAGGTGCCCGAAGTACATGACGGTACAGTGGAAATCAAGAGCATTGCAAGAGAAGCCGGAAGCAGAACAAAGATTGCCGTTTATTCCAAGAATGAAAACGTGGATGCACTGGGTGCCTGTGTTGGGCAGAATGGCTACCGTGTCAATGTAATCGTAAGCGAGCTGGGCGGCGAAAAGATTGATGTGATCAACTGGAGCGAGGACCCCAAGGAATTTATTGCGGCAGCACTCAGCCCCTCTAAGGTTCTGGAGGTTGCACTGAACGAAGCAGAGCAGAGCGCGAAAATCGTGGTGCCCGACCATCAGCTTTCTCTGGCAATCGGCAAGGAAGGGCAGAATGCAAGACTTTCCGCAAAGCTGACAGGCTGGAGAATCGATATCAAGAGTGAAACACAGGCAAGAGAAACAAACTTCTTAGCAGAAGACCCCGTAACGGAAGAAGCGGCGGAGGAAACAACGGCAGAAGAAACAGTAGATGAGGCTGTAGAAGAAGCAGCAGAGGAAGATGTAACAGCGACAGAGGAAACGGCAGAAGGCGAAGCAGAAGCGTAA
- the infB gene encoding translation initiation factor IF-2 — protein MSKIRIYELAKQLGVANKDLVAKINSIGIEAKSHMAMLTEEEAAKVTALYQPKKEEPKKDAPKKDAPKQNQPKQNQPKQDGQKKENDRRQDGNRPAQKKDNRNEGRSNENRNESKQGKGNNNNNNNNNKQGGQNNKGAQQQGKKDNNKGKDKKDKKGNKNGQKVRENPMERRRREMEEEAALMAELAALEAEEANADPVIKYIPESITVKDLAEVLGKKGSDLVMNLMKKGKMLAINATLDFDTAASIAEEYNVILEQEEEKDIMEEAFGAEEEEDESKLEERPPVVVVMGHVDHGKTSLLDAIRHSSVTKGEAGGITQHIGAYTVQIDGKPITFLDTPGHEAFTAMRMRGAQITDIAILVVAADDGVMPQTVEAINHAKAAGVEIIVAINKMDKPSANPDRVKQELTEYGLLAEDWGGTTVCVPVSAHTKEGIDNLLEMIILTAEMKELKANPNKKARGAIIEAQLDKGRGPVATVLVQSGTLRVGDPVVAGPAYGRIRAMTDDKGRRVKSAGPSTPVEILGLSEVPAAGDSFYVAANEKQARQLAESVIAKNRETLISQTPQKVSLDDLFNQIQSGNMKELGIIVKADVQGSVEAVRQSLEKLTNEEVRVRVIHGGVGAVTESDVLLASASNAIIIGFNVRPEPAAKAFADEEKVDIRLYRVIYNAIEDIQAAMKGMLDPIYEEKVLGHAEVRQIFKASGVGTIAGSYVKDGKFVRNCQVRIVRDGIVVYEGDLESLRRFKDDVKEVAAGYECGLVFKKFNDVKEGDWIEAFTMVEVPR, from the coding sequence ATGTCCAAAATCAGAATTTATGAACTGGCAAAGCAGCTTGGCGTTGCCAATAAAGACTTAGTAGCAAAAATCAACAGCATCGGCATTGAAGCAAAAAGCCACATGGCAATGCTGACAGAGGAAGAAGCCGCAAAGGTGACGGCGTTATATCAGCCGAAGAAGGAGGAACCCAAAAAGGATGCACCGAAAAAGGATGCACCCAAGCAGAACCAGCCCAAGCAGAATCAGCCGAAGCAGGATGGGCAGAAAAAGGAAAATGACCGCAGACAGGACGGCAACAGACCTGCACAGAAAAAGGACAACAGAAACGAAGGCAGAAGCAACGAAAACAGAAACGAAAGCAAGCAGGGAAAGGGCAATAATAATAACAATAATAATAATAACAAGCAGGGCGGTCAGAATAACAAGGGCGCACAGCAGCAGGGCAAGAAGGACAACAATAAAGGCAAGGACAAAAAAGACAAAAAGGGCAACAAGAACGGTCAGAAGGTAAGAGAAAACCCCATGGAGCGCAGAAGACGTGAAATGGAGGAGGAAGCAGCGCTGATGGCAGAGCTGGCGGCACTGGAGGCGGAGGAAGCAAACGCAGATCCCGTTATCAAATATATTCCCGAAAGCATTACCGTAAAGGATCTGGCTGAGGTTCTGGGCAAAAAAGGCTCCGATCTGGTTATGAATCTGATGAAAAAGGGCAAAATGCTTGCCATCAATGCAACATTGGATTTTGATACCGCGGCTTCCATCGCAGAGGAATACAACGTGATTCTGGAGCAGGAGGAAGAAAAGGATATCATGGAGGAAGCCTTTGGCGCAGAGGAGGAAGAGGATGAATCCAAGCTGGAGGAAAGACCTCCCGTTGTTGTTGTAATGGGGCATGTTGACCACGGCAAAACCTCTCTGCTGGATGCCATCCGTCATTCCAGCGTAACAAAGGGCGAAGCAGGCGGCATTACACAGCATATCGGTGCATACACCGTTCAGATTGACGGCAAGCCCATTACCTTCCTGGACACACCCGGTCACGAGGCATTTACGGCAATGCGTATGCGCGGCGCGCAGATTACAGATATCGCGATTCTGGTTGTTGCGGCAGATGACGGCGTAATGCCCCAGACAGTAGAAGCAATCAACCATGCGAAGGCAGCAGGCGTTGAAATTATCGTTGCCATCAACAAGATGGATAAGCCCTCCGCAAACCCCGACCGCGTAAAGCAGGAGCTGACAGAATACGGTCTTCTGGCAGAGGACTGGGGCGGCACAACCGTTTGCGTTCCTGTATCTGCACACACGAAGGAAGGCATTGATAACCTGCTGGAAATGATTATTCTGACAGCAGAAATGAAGGAGCTGAAGGCAAACCCCAACAAGAAGGCAAGAGGTGCTATCATCGAAGCACAGCTGGATAAGGGACGCGGCCCTGTTGCAACCGTACTGGTACAGAGCGGCACCCTGCGTGTGGGCGATCCTGTGGTTGCAGGCCCTGCATACGGGAGAATCAGAGCGATGACAGATGATAAGGGCAGACGCGTGAAATCCGCAGGCCCCTCCACTCCTGTTGAGATTCTGGGGCTTTCTGAGGTTCCTGCAGCAGGTGACAGCTTCTATGTAGCGGCAAACGAAAAGCAGGCAAGACAGCTTGCGGAAAGCGTTATCGCAAAGAACAGAGAAACACTGATTAGCCAGACACCCCAGAAGGTATCTCTGGATGACCTGTTCAACCAGATTCAGAGTGGTAACATGAAGGAGCTGGGGATTATTGTAAAGGCGGACGTACAGGGCTCTGTAGAGGCAGTGCGTCAGTCTTTGGAAAAGCTGACAAACGAGGAGGTACGCGTGCGCGTGATCCATGGCGGCGTTGGTGCGGTTACGGAAAGCGACGTGCTTCTGGCATCCGCATCCAATGCGATTATTATCGGCTTCAACGTGCGTCCTGAGCCTGCGGCAAAGGCATTTGCGGATGAGGAAAAGGTGGATATCCGTCTGTATCGTGTTATCTATAACGCAATCGAGGATATTCAGGCTGCCATGAAGGGTATGCTTGACCCCATTTACGAAGAAAAGGTTCTGGGTCATGCAGAGGTACGCCAGATCTTTAAGGCATCCGGCGTTGGTACGATTGCCGGCAGCTATGTAAAGGATGGTAAATTCGTGCGAAATTGTCAGGTTCGTATCGTGCGTGACGGTATCGTTGTGTATGAAGGCGATCTGGAAAGCCTGAGACGCTTCAAGGATGACGTAAAAGAGGTTGCAGCAGGCTATGAATGTGGTCTGGTGTTCAAGAAATTCAATGACGTGAAGGAGGGCGACTGGATCGAAGCCTTCACTATGGTAGAGGTACCTCGCTAA
- a CDS encoding ribosome maturation factor RimP, producing MAKPNNTEAKVLPILEPIIAEKGLELVDLEFVKEGVNWYLRVYIDKDGGVNIDDCEAVSRALEVKLDEKDPIEQAYILEVSSPGIDRPLKKDADFVKYQGEIIDVKLYKAQDGSKQYQGRLLGLENGVLSIEEENGNVVKFEQKDIASVRLAVIF from the coding sequence ATGGCGAAACCAAACAATACAGAAGCAAAGGTGCTGCCCATTCTGGAGCCGATTATTGCAGAAAAGGGGCTGGAGCTGGTAGATTTGGAATTTGTAAAGGAAGGCGTAAACTGGTATCTGCGTGTTTATATTGATAAGGACGGCGGTGTAAATATTGATGACTGCGAAGCGGTCAGCCGTGCGCTTGAGGTGAAGCTGGATGAAAAAGATCCCATCGAGCAGGCCTATATTTTGGAGGTAAGCTCCCCCGGTATCGACAGACCGCTGAAAAAGGATGCGGATTTTGTGAAATATCAGGGAGAAATCATTGATGTGAAGCTGTATAAGGCGCAGGACGGCAGCAAGCAGTATCAGGGCAGGCTGCTGGGTCTGGAGAATGGTGTGCTTTCCATCGAGGAGGAAAACGGAAACGTAGTGAAATTTGAACAGAAGGATATCGCCAGCGTGAGATTGGCAGTTATTTTTTAA
- a CDS encoding family 10 glycosylhydrolase: protein MNRFLKKICTGILCGVLGVVSIGAQETFAADAKEMRAVWISTVYSADYPSTTNNAEAQKNEFIQKLEQAQALGLNTVVVQVRPKGDALYQSELNPWSAVLTGAQGTNPGYDPMAFMIAEAHKRGMEFHAWMNPYRITTSGTDVSALSADNMARKHPDWILTYNGAMYYDPANEEVQQYICDTVKEVVEKYDVDAIHFDDYFYPSNYPLPEGETREGAVAQERRDNVDTLIKKVYQTIKNTKASVEFGISPMGIWKNSTSDEAGSATRGSEGYYTVYGDAKKWVEKGWVDYITPQIYWEQGNAYADYETLVKWWSDVVEGTDVKLYIGQGIYKDSVAKEIAQEMQVNEKYNVDGSMFFSLRDLLNNRQGCADAVKAYYQTATKPTEPTTPTEPTTPTEPTTPTEPEAPVTIEKKYAYAGRAKVTVNGKAVDFQTYTIDDYTYFKLRDVAGAVNGTAKQFQTYWDESKQAIELFRGVPYSSSVSGAAGRYGDTYGTTSTAKLYCDGERKSVSAYTINDYTYYKLRDLAKLLDMGVTWEEGSATIGINTAKSYQ from the coding sequence ATGAATCGATTTTTGAAAAAAATATGCACCGGCATTTTATGCGGTGTGCTTGGCGTGGTAAGCATCGGGGCGCAGGAGACCTTTGCGGCAGATGCGAAGGAGATGCGTGCTGTCTGGATTTCAACGGTATACAGTGCGGATTACCCTTCCACAACGAATAATGCAGAAGCGCAGAAGAATGAATTTATTCAGAAGCTGGAGCAGGCACAGGCGTTGGGCTTGAATACGGTTGTGGTGCAGGTGCGCCCGAAGGGGGATGCGCTGTATCAGTCCGAGCTGAATCCATGGAGTGCTGTGCTGACAGGGGCGCAGGGGACAAACCCCGGCTATGACCCGATGGCGTTCATGATTGCGGAAGCACACAAGCGCGGCATGGAATTTCACGCATGGATGAACCCTTATCGCATTACGACATCCGGAACGGATGTATCCGCACTTTCTGCGGACAACATGGCAAGAAAGCATCCGGACTGGATTCTGACCTACAACGGGGCAATGTATTATGACCCTGCGAATGAGGAGGTACAGCAGTATATCTGCGATACGGTAAAAGAGGTTGTGGAAAAATATGATGTGGATGCCATCCATTTTGATGATTATTTCTATCCTTCCAATTATCCCCTGCCTGAGGGCGAAACAAGGGAAGGCGCAGTGGCGCAGGAGCGCCGCGACAATGTGGATACGTTAATCAAAAAGGTATATCAGACGATTAAAAATACAAAAGCCTCTGTGGAATTCGGCATCAGCCCGATGGGAATCTGGAAAAACAGCACCTCTGACGAGGCAGGCTCTGCAACACGCGGCTCCGAAGGCTATTATACGGTTTACGGAGATGCGAAAAAATGGGTAGAAAAAGGCTGGGTAGATTACATTACACCGCAGATTTACTGGGAGCAGGGTAATGCCTATGCTGATTATGAGACACTGGTGAAATGGTGGAGCGACGTGGTTGAAGGGACTGACGTAAAGCTTTATATTGGACAGGGGATTTACAAGGATTCCGTTGCGAAGGAGATTGCACAGGAAATGCAGGTCAATGAAAAATACAACGTGGACGGCAGTATGTTCTTCAGTCTGCGGGATTTGCTGAACAACAGACAGGGCTGTGCGGATGCGGTGAAGGCATATTATCAGACAGCGACAAAACCGACAGAGCCAACAACACCGACAGAACCGACCACCCCGACAGAACCGACCACCCCGACCGAACCGGAAGCACCTGTTACGATTGAAAAGAAATATGCCTACGCAGGCAGGGCAAAGGTAACGGTGAACGGCAAGGCGGTGGATTTCCAGACATACACGATTGACGATTATACCTATTTTAAGCTGCGCGATGTTGCAGGTGCGGTAAATGGGACAGCGAAGCAGTTTCAGACCTACTGGGACGAAAGCAAGCAGGCGATTGAGCTGTTCCGTGGTGTGCCGTATTCCTCCTCTGTGAGCGGCGCGGCAGGCAGATATGGCGATACCTATGGCACAACCTCTACTGCAAAGCTATACTGCGACGGGGAAAGAAAGAGTGTGAGTGCCTATACCATCAACGATTATACCTATTACAAGCTGCGCGATTTGGCGAAGCTGCTGGATATGGGCGTGACATGGGAGGAAGGCTCGGCTACCATCGGCATCAACACCGCAAAAAGCTATCAGTAA
- a CDS encoding shikimate kinase has protein sequence MRYGLIGEKLGHSFSKIIHEQLADYTYDLIPLTRDELDAFLREKQFSALNVTIPYKETVIPYLDEVDSRAQKIGAVNTVVNRNGRLCGYNTDFYGFRYLLQKNGIDVAGKKALVLGKGGASKAVIAVLEELGASEIITVYYKEYPETVTYAECYKNHADAKIIVNTTPVGMYPNSDDCPIDLDRFTALEGVADVVYNPLRTQLVLEAEKRGIRAAGGLEMLVAQAKYAVEIFLDTHLEDARIAEINTPLLKERSNLVLVGMSGGGKSTIGKRAAEKLGKGFVDTDELIIERIKMPIAEFFAKEGEPAFREIETKVIHEVSAQNNLVIATGGGIIKNPLNVEYLKRNGRLIWLKRDADLLQTGNGRPLAPDQAAAQKLYHERLPLYSAAAEAIAENNGTLEEGLSAVLHSYESLLK, from the coding sequence ATGAGATACGGACTAATCGGAGAAAAACTGGGACACAGCTTTTCTAAAATCATTCATGAACAGCTGGCGGATTATACCTATGATCTGATTCCCTTAACAAGAGATGAATTGGATGCTTTCCTGCGAGAAAAACAGTTTTCTGCCTTGAATGTAACCATTCCCTATAAGGAAACGGTTATCCCTTATCTGGATGAGGTAGATAGCCGCGCGCAGAAAATCGGCGCAGTCAATACGGTTGTCAATAGAAACGGCAGGCTTTGCGGCTATAATACGGATTTTTACGGTTTCCGTTATCTGCTCCAGAAAAACGGCATTGATGTTGCCGGCAAAAAAGCATTGGTTCTGGGCAAGGGCGGCGCGTCCAAGGCTGTCATTGCCGTTCTGGAAGAATTGGGTGCATCCGAAATTATCACCGTATATTATAAGGAATATCCGGAAACCGTCACCTATGCAGAATGTTATAAAAATCATGCCGATGCAAAAATCATCGTGAATACCACTCCTGTCGGAATGTATCCGAACTCCGATGACTGCCCCATTGATTTAGACCGCTTCACCGCGCTCGAAGGCGTTGCGGATGTTGTCTATAACCCCCTGCGTACCCAGCTTGTTCTGGAGGCGGAAAAGCGCGGGATTCGTGCCGCAGGCGGTCTGGAAATGCTCGTTGCACAGGCAAAATATGCCGTAGAAATCTTTCTGGATACCCATCTGGAGGATGCCCGCATTGCCGAAATCAATACGCCCCTCTTAAAGGAACGCTCCAATCTTGTTCTGGTTGGCATGAGCGGCGGCGGCAAAAGCACGATTGGCAAAAGGGCGGCAGAAAAGCTGGGCAAAGGCTTTGTCGATACCGATGAGTTGATCATTGAGCGCATCAAAATGCCCATTGCCGAATTCTTCGCAAAGGAAGGAGAGCCTGCCTTCCGCGAAATCGAAACAAAGGTCATCCATGAGGTTTCCGCACAGAATAACCTCGTCATTGCCACAGGCGGCGGCATCATCAAAAACCCCCTGAATGTCGAATATCTCAAGCGCAACGGCAGACTCATCTGGCTGAAACGCGATGCAGACCTGCTCCAGACGGGCAACGGCAGACCCCTTGCCCCCGATCAGGCGGCGGCGCAGAAGCTCTATCATGAACGCCTGCCCCTTTATAGCGCGGCGGCAGAAGCCATTGCAGAAAATAACGGCACCCTTGAAGAAGGTCTCTCAGCTGTCCTGCATAGCTATGAGTCCCTTTTGAAATAA